The Acidimicrobiales bacterium genome includes a window with the following:
- a CDS encoding 1,4-dihydroxy-2-naphthoate polyprenyltransferase produces the protein MKKWIAGARPRTLPAAVVPVVVGTAAAHAADSPIIWWRAAAALVVAVAVQVGTNYVNDYADGIRGTDDVRVGPVRLVGQKLASPAAVKRAAIASFAVAGVVGLALCAAAGWWLALVGAAAILAGWFYTGGPRPYGYAGLGEVFVFVFFGLVATAGTTYVQLERVTGTSAVAGVAVGMWAVALLLVNNIRDRVGDEASGKKTLAVRLGDRNARALYVACLGVGFVCACTLSLWVFVLLVFMPRPISKVQGGAVGRELIAVLQQTSLLQMVGGAALSLGLLVR, from the coding sequence ATGAAGAAGTGGATCGCCGGGGCGCGACCTCGCACGTTGCCCGCCGCCGTGGTGCCCGTCGTCGTGGGTACCGCCGCGGCGCACGCCGCCGACAGTCCGATCATCTGGTGGCGCGCCGCCGCCGCGCTGGTGGTCGCCGTCGCCGTGCAGGTCGGGACCAACTACGTCAACGACTACGCCGACGGAATTCGCGGCACCGACGACGTGCGTGTCGGCCCCGTGCGCCTGGTCGGCCAAAAGCTGGCGTCGCCCGCAGCCGTCAAGCGCGCCGCGATCGCGTCGTTCGCCGTCGCCGGCGTCGTCGGGCTGGCGTTGTGCGCCGCCGCCGGGTGGTGGCTCGCCCTTGTCGGTGCCGCTGCCATCCTCGCCGGCTGGTTCTACACCGGCGGGCCGCGTCCGTACGGCTACGCCGGGTTGGGTGAAGTCTTCGTGTTCGTATTCTTCGGGCTCGTCGCTACCGCGGGCACCACCTACGTGCAGCTGGAGCGGGTGACGGGGACGAGCGCGGTCGCCGGCGTTGCCGTGGGGATGTGGGCCGTCGCGCTGCTGCTGGTCAACAACATCCGCGACCGCGTCGGCGACGAGGCGTCAGGCAAGAAGACGCTTGCAGTCCGCCTCGGCGATCGGAACGCGCGCGCCCTCTACGTCGCGTGCTTGGGTGTGGGATTCGTGTGTGCCTGCACCCTGTCCCTCTGGGTGTTCGTCCTGCTGGTGTTCATGCCGCGGCCGATCTCGAAGGTCCAGGGCGGCGCCGTCGGCCGTGAGTTGATCGCCGTGCTCCAGCAGACGTCGCTCTTGCAGATGGTGGGCGGTGCGGCGCTCAGTCTCGGGCTATTGGTTCGTTGA